Proteins co-encoded in one Verrucomicrobiota bacterium genomic window:
- a CDS encoding AI-2E family transporter yields MSDQDNHSDSIRPLSYGDLRRVIGLITLLLIGFMLATRLQFVLILFAVTLILAMVFNPFVVMLQRHGVKRGLAVALLGLITLALLAAGFSFLLPPFLDQVQQLIQQAPELWRHVYGQADQFLKRYPFIQQIFPDQPGDLVQAAGTQVSGLATFLLRSTLSVVGGSILVALAALVLVFLLVNPQPLVASFLEVVSPRYRTQARRALLRMMEQMNAWARGVLINGVITAITTGLLLAWVGVQPAYVFGVFAFIGEFVPIVGPVVVAVPALLVAASLGVSHFFLALLAILFVQQVETNVLIPFVMGRQMDLHPVIIMFFTLAMGTLFGAVGAFLVVPAAALCKILIGEFYLHHRRHEDKRQFDAEAREIVTRRAKEGAD; encoded by the coding sequence ATGTCGGACCAAGACAACCATTCGGATTCCATCCGGCCGCTCAGTTACGGCGATCTGCGGCGGGTGATCGGGCTGATCACCCTGTTGCTGATCGGCTTCATGCTGGCAACGCGGTTGCAGTTTGTCCTCATCCTTTTTGCCGTGACGCTCATCCTGGCGATGGTGTTCAACCCATTCGTTGTCATGCTCCAGCGGCACGGCGTTAAGCGGGGCCTGGCGGTCGCGTTGCTCGGCCTGATCACCCTGGCTTTGCTGGCCGCAGGCTTCTCCTTTCTCCTGCCGCCGTTCTTGGATCAGGTCCAGCAATTGATCCAACAAGCCCCCGAGCTTTGGCGGCACGTTTACGGGCAAGCCGATCAATTCTTGAAACGTTACCCGTTTATCCAACAGATTTTTCCCGATCAACCCGGCGATCTGGTCCAAGCGGCGGGTACCCAGGTCAGCGGTCTGGCTACCTTCCTGCTGCGATCCACCCTCAGCGTTGTGGGCGGCTCGATTCTGGTGGCGCTGGCCGCGCTCGTGCTGGTGTTCCTGCTCGTCAACCCGCAACCGCTGGTGGCCAGCTTCCTGGAGGTTGTCTCCCCCCGGTACCGCACCCAGGCGCGGCGGGCGCTTCTAAGGATGATGGAGCAGATGAACGCCTGGGCCAGGGGCGTCTTGATAAACGGGGTCATCACCGCCATCACGACCGGGCTTCTGCTGGCCTGGGTCGGGGTGCAACCGGCCTACGTTTTCGGGGTGTTCGCCTTCATCGGTGAATTCGTGCCGATCGTCGGTCCTGTGGTTGTCGCCGTCCCTGCCCTACTGGTGGCGGCCAGCCTGGGAGTCAGCCATTTTTTCCTGGCCTTGCTGGCCATTCTCTTCGTCCAGCAGGTGGAAACCAACGTGCTGATTCCGTTTGTGATGGGCAGACAAATGGACCTTCATCCCGTCATCATCATGTTCTTCACCCTTGCAATGGGAACGTTGTTCGGCGCCGTCGGCGCTTTCCTGGTGGTGCCGGCTGCGGCGCTTTGCAAAATCCTGATCGGCGAGTTTTACCTGCATCACCGCCGCCATGAAGATAAGCGGCAGTTCGACGCAGAGGCGCGGGAAATCGTAACCCGGCGGGCAAAAGAAGGGGCTGATTGA
- a CDS encoding sensor histidine kinase — MVLEELLPRLTAHLNNERERLTRLWLDAVRQSSDLPSSRHLSDEELADHLPKVFDDLGRYLREQDGIGPRTAVMEAAREHGGQRGRQGYRPGEVLREFGVLQRIILFETLDAFAQQHELNETELKPARDLLFRFFEDAAVASTERFFEEAAACLATANQRLAEIDASRLQLLRAATHELGGLLQALGFAISAGLQGMGETERRRMLTLCERNVADMAALLEELREYGLLLAGGAHPEWETFEVRNFAEDAIAAWRLYARETGVDLQLRIDASLKKVESDRRRLRQVVGNLVSNAIKYHDPKKAKRWVRLVFAPRDSRWWSIIVEDNGIGIAPENLEAVFAEFGRGTPPPGVQGTGLGLTISRRLAGMLGGEVHVQSQLGQGSRFEVILPSKANPVPPA, encoded by the coding sequence ATGGTTCTCGAAGAACTACTACCCAGGCTAACCGCCCACCTGAATAACGAACGCGAACGCCTTACCCGCCTCTGGCTGGATGCCGTGCGGCAAAGCTCTGATCTCCCGTCGAGCCGTCACCTGAGCGATGAGGAGTTAGCCGATCACCTGCCCAAAGTATTCGACGATCTGGGGCGCTACTTGCGCGAACAGGATGGCATCGGGCCCAGGACGGCGGTCATGGAGGCGGCCAGGGAGCACGGCGGCCAACGTGGACGGCAAGGTTATCGGCCGGGGGAAGTGCTTCGTGAGTTTGGTGTCCTGCAGCGGATCATTCTCTTTGAGACCTTGGACGCCTTCGCGCAGCAGCATGAGCTGAACGAAACGGAGCTCAAACCGGCGCGGGACCTGTTATTCCGTTTTTTCGAGGATGCCGCCGTGGCTTCGACCGAACGCTTTTTCGAAGAAGCGGCCGCATGCCTGGCGACCGCCAACCAGCGGCTGGCGGAAATCGACGCGTCACGCTTGCAGCTTTTGCGGGCCGCCACCCATGAACTCGGCGGGCTCCTGCAGGCCCTGGGCTTTGCGATTTCCGCCGGGCTTCAGGGGATGGGTGAAACCGAACGACGCCGGATGCTTACCCTCTGTGAACGCAACGTGGCGGACATGGCTGCCCTGCTGGAGGAATTACGGGAATATGGATTGCTCCTGGCAGGCGGCGCGCACCCCGAATGGGAAACGTTCGAGGTCCGAAACTTTGCAGAAGATGCGATTGCGGCCTGGCGGCTCTACGCGCGGGAGACGGGCGTCGACCTCCAACTCCGGATCGACGCCAGCCTGAAGAAGGTCGAGAGTGATCGTCGCCGGCTCCGGCAGGTGGTCGGCAACCTGGTTTCCAATGCCATCAAATACCACGACCCCAAAAAGGCGAAGCGCTGGGTCCGGCTGGTGTTCGCACCGCGAGACTCCCGCTGGTGGTCAATCATTGTCGAGGACAACGGTATCGGTATCGCCCCTGAAAACCTCGAAGCCGTCTTTGCCGAATTCGGACGCGGCACACCGCCTCCAGGGGTTCAGGGCACCGGCCTCGGTTTAACCATCAGCCGTCGCCTGGCCGGCATGCTCGGAGGGGAAGTGCACGTCCAGTCACAACTCGGGCAAGGCAGCCGTTTTGAGGTGATCCTTCCCTCAAAGGCGAACCCGGTCCCGCCTGCGTAG